One window of Nocardioides dongkuii genomic DNA carries:
- the msrB gene encoding peptide-methionine (R)-S-oxide reductase MsrB — MAYDVEKTDAEWREQLSPDEYAVLRQAGTERAFTGKYNDTETTGVYKCKACSATLFESDTKFHSGCGWPSFYQPVSDTIEYIEDTSHGMKRVEVRCASCGSHLGHVFPDGYGTPTGDRYCINSVSLTLEPKDPAAGA, encoded by the coding sequence ATGGCCTATGACGTGGAGAAGACCGACGCCGAGTGGCGTGAGCAGCTCTCCCCTGACGAGTACGCCGTGCTGCGCCAGGCCGGCACGGAGCGTGCGTTCACCGGGAAGTACAACGACACCGAGACGACCGGCGTCTACAAGTGCAAGGCGTGCTCGGCGACCCTGTTCGAGTCGGACACGAAGTTCCACTCCGGCTGCGGCTGGCCGAGCTTCTACCAGCCGGTCAGCGACACGATCGAGTACATCGAGGACACCTCGCACGGCATGAAGCGCGTCGAGGTCCGGTGCGCGAGCTGCGGCTCCCACCTCGGGCACGTCTTCCCCGACGGCTACGGCACCCCCACCGGTGACCGGTACTGCATCAACTCGGTCAGCCTGACGCTCGAGCCGAAGGATCCCGCCGCGGGGGCCTGA
- a CDS encoding ferredoxin reductase, producing the protein MFTDRMATGTIPWDRVRKAGSKLTTPLDPDDYLRLINPLWTARELRGRVEKVVPETEDAATLVIRPGWGWRYHHSPGQYVGIGVQVDGKFQWRSYSVSSPPKRKGRTIAITVRAMPEGLLSAHLVNGLEPGTIVRLALPEGDFVLPDPPPQRILFLVAGSGVTPVMSMLRTLDRRGTMPDVVLHYSSPTPDRMIFREEVERLAAKHEGLTLHQLHTDTDGMLDLAELDEICPDWRRRQTWACGPGPMLDAITEHFEGAGLEEQLHLERFSLDLGDGGGEGGTITFRNSGKTVEVDGATTVLEAGEEAGVGMPYGCRMGVCHTCTVTLVEGKIRDLRNGDEFGQPNEPVQTCVTAAVGDCVLDI; encoded by the coding sequence GTGTTCACTGACCGAATGGCCACCGGCACCATTCCGTGGGACCGGGTCCGCAAGGCGGGCTCGAAGCTGACCACCCCCCTCGACCCCGACGACTACCTGCGCCTGATCAACCCGCTGTGGACCGCGCGCGAGCTGCGCGGCCGGGTCGAGAAGGTGGTCCCCGAGACCGAGGACGCCGCGACGCTGGTGATCCGGCCGGGCTGGGGCTGGCGCTACCACCACTCGCCGGGCCAGTACGTCGGGATCGGCGTGCAGGTCGACGGCAAGTTCCAGTGGCGCTCGTACTCCGTGAGCTCGCCGCCCAAGCGCAAGGGCCGCACCATCGCGATCACCGTGCGGGCGATGCCCGAGGGGCTGCTCTCGGCGCACCTGGTCAACGGGCTGGAGCCCGGCACCATCGTCCGGCTCGCGCTGCCCGAGGGCGACTTCGTGCTGCCCGACCCGCCGCCGCAGAGGATCCTGTTCCTGGTCGCCGGCAGCGGGGTCACGCCGGTGATGTCGATGCTGCGCACCCTCGACCGCCGCGGCACCATGCCCGACGTCGTCCTGCACTACTCCTCGCCCACGCCCGACCGGATGATCTTCCGCGAGGAGGTCGAGCGGCTCGCGGCGAAGCACGAGGGCCTCACGCTGCACCAGCTGCACACCGACACCGACGGCATGCTCGACCTCGCCGAGCTCGACGAGATCTGCCCCGACTGGCGCCGCCGCCAGACCTGGGCGTGCGGACCCGGCCCGATGCTCGACGCGATCACCGAGCACTTCGAGGGCGCCGGGCTCGAGGAGCAGCTGCACCTCGAGCGGTTCTCCCTCGACCTCGGCGACGGCGGCGGCGAGGGCGGCACGATCACCTTTCGCAACTCCGGCAAGACCGTCGAGGTCGACGGCGCCACCACCGTCCTGGAGGCGGGCGAGGAGGCCGGCGTCGGCATGCCGTACGGCTGCCGGATGGGGGTCTGCCACACCTGCACCGTCACGCTCGTCGAGGGCAAGATCCGCGACCTGCGCAACGGCGACGAGTTCGGGCAGCCGAACGAGCCGGTGCAGACCTGCGTCACCGCCGCCGTCGGCGACTGCGTCCTCGACATCTGA
- the hemQ gene encoding hydrogen peroxide-dependent heme synthase produces MTSNASRVREINDSIRYTMWSVFRLADVLGEDADREAEGAEVEKLYAELAEAGVVVRGTYDVAGLRADADVMVWWHAATSEELQEAYHRFRRTAFGRRLAPVWSQMALHRPAEFNKSHVPAFLNEEEPRRHISVYPFVRSYEWYLLDDADRRRMLADHGKMARDYPDVRANTVASFSLGDYEWILAFEADELYRIVDLMRHLRASEARRHVREEIPFYTGALTPVAELVAKLP; encoded by the coding sequence ATGACGTCGAACGCCTCCCGGGTCCGCGAGATCAACGACTCCATCCGCTACACGATGTGGTCGGTCTTCCGCCTCGCCGACGTGCTGGGCGAGGACGCCGACCGCGAGGCCGAGGGCGCCGAGGTCGAGAAGCTGTACGCCGAGCTGGCCGAGGCGGGCGTCGTCGTCCGCGGCACGTACGACGTGGCCGGGCTGCGCGCCGACGCCGACGTGATGGTCTGGTGGCACGCGGCCACCTCCGAGGAGCTGCAGGAGGCCTACCACCGCTTCCGCCGTACGGCGTTCGGCCGCCGCCTCGCGCCGGTCTGGTCGCAGATGGCGCTGCACCGGCCCGCGGAGTTCAACAAGAGCCACGTGCCGGCGTTCCTCAACGAGGAGGAGCCGCGCCGCCACATCAGCGTCTACCCGTTCGTGCGCTCCTACGAGTGGTACCTCCTCGACGACGCCGACCGCCGCCGGATGCTCGCCGACCACGGGAAGATGGCGCGCGACTACCCGGACGTGCGCGCCAACACCGTCGCGAGCTTCTCCCTCGGCGACTACGAGTGGATCCTCGCCTTCGAGGCCGACGAGCTCTACCGGATCGTCGACCTGATGCGGCACCTGCGCGCCTCCGAGGCTCGCCGCCACGTGCGCGAGGAGATCCCCTTCTACACCGGCGCGCTCACCCCGGTCGCCGAGCTGGTCGCGAAGCTGCCCTGA
- the hemG gene encoding protoporphyrinogen oxidase — MHQVGTSRVVVVGAGVAGLTAARDLAAAGHEVVVLEATDRVGGKLRRESVGGVVVDVGAEAMLHRRPEGTDLARAVGLEVEHPALTSSRIWTRGAMRPLPRSLMGVPLDLDQLVASGVLSEEGVERVRREPHLPPEVVDGDVTVGDLVDRRFGTEVTDRLVEPLLGGVYAGQARRISARAAVPQLVALAERGPLLGHAAAPATHEGPVFAGLPGGMARLPEALAAELDVRTRVTVRALERTDRGFRLVTGPTTAPEVLEAGGVLLATPAAPTARLLAGLAPVAAAELAGVGSASVVVVTLAFRAAEAAVLDNGTSGFLVPPVEGRRVKASTFSFAKWAWVREAGRGALDGEDLLLLRTSLGRYGEEAALQASDAELVAWSLADLADATGLRAVPVDTHVQRWGGGLPQYDLGHLDRVARVRADVARVPGLAVCGAAYDGVGVPAVIASAHRAAAQLA; from the coding sequence GGTCGTGCTCGAGGCGACCGACCGGGTCGGGGGCAAGCTCCGCCGCGAGTCCGTCGGCGGGGTCGTGGTCGACGTGGGCGCGGAGGCGATGCTGCACCGCCGGCCCGAGGGCACCGACCTGGCCCGCGCCGTCGGGCTGGAGGTCGAGCACCCGGCCCTGACCTCGTCCCGCATCTGGACGCGCGGCGCGATGCGGCCGCTGCCGCGGTCGCTGATGGGCGTGCCGCTGGACCTCGACCAGCTCGTCGCGTCGGGGGTGCTGAGCGAGGAGGGCGTCGAGCGGGTGCGCCGCGAGCCGCACCTGCCGCCGGAGGTGGTCGACGGCGACGTGACGGTCGGCGACCTGGTCGACCGCCGCTTCGGCACCGAGGTCACCGACCGGCTCGTCGAGCCCCTCCTCGGCGGCGTGTACGCCGGGCAGGCCCGCCGCATCTCGGCGCGCGCGGCCGTGCCGCAGCTGGTCGCGCTCGCGGAGCGCGGACCGCTGCTCGGCCACGCCGCGGCGCCGGCCACGCACGAGGGACCGGTGTTCGCGGGGCTGCCCGGCGGCATGGCCCGGCTGCCCGAGGCGCTCGCCGCGGAGCTCGACGTACGCACCCGGGTGACGGTGCGGGCGCTCGAGCGCACCGACCGCGGCTTCCGGCTGGTGACCGGGCCGACGACCGCGCCCGAGGTGCTCGAGGCCGGCGGGGTGCTGCTCGCGACCCCGGCGGCGCCGACCGCGCGGCTGCTGGCCGGGCTCGCGCCGGTGGCCGCGGCCGAGCTGGCCGGGGTCGGCTCGGCGTCCGTGGTGGTGGTGACCCTGGCGTTCCGGGCCGCCGAGGCCGCGGTCCTCGACAACGGCACGTCCGGCTTCCTGGTGCCCCCCGTCGAGGGGCGGCGGGTGAAGGCGTCGACGTTCTCGTTCGCCAAGTGGGCCTGGGTGCGGGAGGCCGGCCGGGGCGCGCTCGACGGCGAGGACCTGCTGCTGCTCCGCACCTCGCTGGGCCGGTACGGCGAGGAGGCCGCGCTCCAGGCCTCCGACGCGGAGCTGGTCGCCTGGTCGCTCGCCGACCTCGCCGACGCGACCGGCCTGCGCGCCGTCCCCGTCGACACGCACGTGCAGCGCTGGGGCGGCGGGCTCCCGCAGTACGACCTCGGACACCTCGACCGGGTCGCCCGGGTGCGCGCCGACGTCGCGCGGGTGCCGGGCCTCGCGGTCTGCGGCGCGGCGTACGACGGGGTCGGCGTCCCCGCCGTCATCGCCTCCGCCCACCGCGCCGCCGCCCAGCTCGCCTGA